A single window of uncultured Pseudodesulfovibrio sp. DNA harbors:
- a CDS encoding HD domain-containing protein → MSVIIRKSLLELIFSGAFMKRWNDKLRPMELVEVDKQGHKMIVAWVLFLLNSKGMDVARKRALGESIIEGGIYDYLYRLVITDIKPPVFYRIKENPDDYRTLSNWVLDQLKPRIMPLGEGFMRGMSEYLMQPEDKGLARRILNAAHLYASYSEFKLLKSINTMDHELIEIEDSFVSRLEALRDLKGVSELLNENDNVLGRFARMCGRLRYQKRWSQTPRVPETSVLGHMFIVASYSWFFSMEVGACRARCQNNFFSGLFHDLPELLTRDIISPVKGASQEIGDLIHEYENIELERVVLTPLKEGGYAEIADRLEYFLGLEVGSEFKATINRDGEVIEASDAKLAGEYNLDTLDPKDGPLLKVSDSIAAYIEAHTALKNGISSDQLHHALYRIQQTYKEKPVIAGVQVSALLADFD, encoded by the coding sequence ATGTCTGTCATCATCAGGAAGAGCTTGCTTGAACTTATTTTTTCCGGCGCATTCATGAAGCGGTGGAATGACAAGCTGCGGCCCATGGAGTTGGTGGAGGTGGATAAGCAGGGACACAAGATGATTGTGGCTTGGGTGCTTTTTTTGCTTAACTCAAAGGGGATGGACGTTGCACGCAAGCGTGCTCTCGGAGAGTCCATTATTGAAGGCGGTATTTATGACTACCTGTATCGCCTCGTTATTACTGACATCAAGCCGCCGGTCTTTTATCGTATCAAGGAAAATCCTGATGACTATCGAACCCTGTCCAACTGGGTTCTTGATCAGCTCAAACCGCGGATAATGCCGTTGGGCGAGGGGTTTATGCGCGGCATGAGCGAATATCTTATGCAGCCGGAAGACAAAGGCTTGGCTCGGCGTATCTTGAATGCAGCACATCTATACGCCAGTTATTCCGAATTTAAATTACTTAAATCCATTAACACCATGGACCACGAGCTTATCGAGATCGAAGACAGTTTTGTCTCTCGGTTGGAAGCGTTGCGTGATTTGAAGGGCGTTTCCGAGTTGCTCAACGAGAATGACAATGTCCTTGGCCGGTTTGCACGTATGTGTGGTCGGCTGCGCTATCAGAAACGATGGTCACAAACTCCACGCGTACCGGAAACCTCGGTTCTCGGGCATATGTTTATTGTGGCTTCATATTCGTGGTTTTTCAGTATGGAAGTGGGGGCGTGTCGCGCTCGGTGCCAGAATAATTTCTTTTCCGGTTTGTTTCACGATTTACCCGAACTGTTGACCCGCGATATTATTTCGCCGGTCAAAGGAGCTTCCCAGGAAATCGGTGATCTGATCCACGAGTATGAAAATATTGAACTTGAGCGGGTTGTACTGACGCCTCTCAAGGAAGGTGGGTATGCTGAAATCGCGGACCGGCTGGAATATTTTCTTGGCTTGGAGGTCGGCTCTGAGTTTAAGGCCACCATCAATCGGGATGGCGAGGTGATTGAAGCCTCGGATGCCAAGCTTGCCGGTGAGTATAATTTGGATACTTTGGACCCTAAGGATGGACCGTTGTTGAAAGTATCTGATTCGATTGCCGCCTATATCGAGGCGCATACGGCCTTGAAAAATGGAATTTCGTCCGATCAGCTGCATCACGCCTTGTATCGTATTCAGCAGACATATAAGGAAAAGCCGGTTATTGCCGGGGTTCAGGTCAGTGCACTTCTCGCAGATTTTGATTAG
- a CDS encoding transporter substrate-binding domain-containing protein, protein MNIWTKVIITWILFVVVSFSGVAYAATPVRVVVDAYNPPNMYLQNGRAAGLYSLLLDAIFQRMEYDVSIEAVPWKRAMDMGAQGTAGVAGIYKTPDRLLIYDYSDPIYTELLLVFVQKDKKFTFESVKDLEGKRIGVILGWSYGPEFDKAKAQKTFEVEPVNRDQLNFKKLMDGRLDCVVASRESGFYEIARKKYTEILPLPKSLLSNPTYLAFAKHTHKKDFLMRFNAALRALKESGEYELLVKDFMHKIDFHTIPSQ, encoded by the coding sequence ATGAATATTTGGACTAAAGTTATTATCACATGGATTCTTTTTGTTGTCGTCTCCTTTTCTGGAGTCGCCTACGCCGCCACACCCGTCAGGGTCGTGGTTGACGCTTATAATCCTCCCAACATGTATCTTCAAAATGGTCGTGCTGCCGGTTTGTACTCGCTCCTCCTTGACGCGATCTTCCAACGCATGGAGTACGATGTTTCCATTGAAGCTGTTCCATGGAAACGAGCTATGGATATGGGGGCTCAAGGAACAGCCGGAGTAGCCGGTATATACAAAACACCTGACAGACTCCTGATCTATGACTACTCTGACCCGATTTACACTGAACTGCTTCTGGTTTTTGTCCAAAAAGACAAAAAGTTCACATTCGAAAGTGTTAAAGATCTGGAAGGAAAAAGAATCGGTGTAATCCTAGGATGGTCATACGGCCCGGAGTTCGACAAAGCCAAAGCACAAAAGACATTTGAAGTAGAGCCAGTCAATCGAGACCAATTGAACTTCAAAAAACTGATGGATGGTCGGCTGGACTGTGTCGTCGCGTCCAGAGAAAGCGGCTTCTATGAAATCGCACGCAAAAAATACACAGAAATTCTCCCACTCCCAAAATCACTCTTGAGTAATCCGACATATCTCGCATTTGCCAAACACACGCACAAAAAAGACTTTCTTATGCGCTTCAATGCAGCCTTACGTGCGCTCAAGGAAAGCGGTGA